CTCGCGCGCATGCGTATGCGGTTTGTGTATCTCTAACAGTTTGACAATCGAAATACAAACGCTCTCGACAAACAGCGAAAGAAGTTTTAAAATGTCGATTATCCCTTTGTGGCCAAATTTACAGCCAAGAGCAACAGATCCTCTATGGTTCAATGCCGATAGGCCCTGCGACGATGAGAGCGAAGTAGCTGCACTCGAAGCGGAACATCAAGCGTGGGTGAGTACACTACATATAACCTAACAAGCTTGTCTTACAAATATAAACTATTTCTATCTAAATTGTTCTTTTATCTCTATCTGTCTTTCAGAGGGAACATGTTCGAGTGCAACGTTATGACCATATCCCTATCGGGAAAACAGTCAGCGATGTAAGTTAACCTCACATTTGCTTTCGTAATacatattatactttatttcgttatttaaCGAATTTAAACGTGCttgattttttgttgtttaataCGTTGGTTCATACAGATGCGTGGAGCAAAAAGAAACGAACTTTTCAAAATTGCTAAATTCTTTATCGCATGTGGCGATCCCACTTATTGTTAGTAACGTCATTACCGACTGTCGAATAAGTCGACGAATATAGATTAAGTAAATATCGCTTGGAGAATGAAACTTATGATAAATTAGTTTTCTATATTTAGTATGTTTTTGTTAACCGACgtcaaaatagaaattattaattgtATATAGTTCAGAGGGtcagaagaagaggaggaggaagaagaagaagaagagggagaaggagaagaagaagaagaatcagATACCcatgaagaagaggaagaagaattaGACGAAATTGATATGGAAGTAAGCTACTCGCATCAACAACAGACATCCAGTCCAACAGATACAGTGACAGATCCAGTATCCATCAGAATGGTCAGCACACATACTGGTCGTTATtcttaattaaaatatcgtagttCTTGTTCAACTTTAACCTCTATCTAGCTTCCTCGGGAAAGAAATATTACGCAATCTATTTATTTCTTAAGAATTAACAATGATATGTaggtatatgtatttatttatcatcagaaaatgaagatcttacaaatataaataaagaatcGTAAAATTTTTTTACGTGCGAAGTAATGCGGTATTAAAATTCATAAATAGCATCGTGCGATGGATTATGACGGTATATTCTAGCGATCCTGTCATAAATAAGCGTCATTATTATCAGTAGTCAGCGTTTTGGAATCACCACGTGCTAGGTCAAGGACCCCTCGACACGCCGAGTAATGCAAATCGCGCATCGtcggaaaaataaataaaatatcattcgtatagaaataaaaaaatataaatctataagtaattttccatttaattataattccaCTCGCTTACATCGACCGATAAAATAAAAGTAGATCGTTGAAAGTTTTCAATGACAAGAAAATTTAATGGAAATTCGTCCCTATCGTAATGTCTATATCggagtataaaatttctttgAAAGTACGATCCATGGCTCGTCGAAAGCGATCGAACACAAGGGCTTGCCCCCTATCCCTTTCTCTCACAGCGTGTTCCATCTTTCTCTTTGGAGAACGGGGCAAGTCGGTACCCCGCCTCGCTCGTAAAGGGCCGTGGAACCGCATCATGCTCGACCGGGACACTCTCTGTACACTCCGTATACCTACCTATACTAGATGTAAGTACACGCGAGAATGTATTATATACCTATATACAGCGCCGGCTCTCTCGGCGTGTAACTGAAGTAAAGCCAGGTTGGTGCCCCCGCTAGGGTGAACGAACGGGTACGCTCAGGCAAAAGCGAACCCGTGTGCCTCCTCCacctcctctttctctttctccaccACCTCCTCCTCTAGCAACGACCTCCATCTCCTCCTCCGGTCGAAGATCTTTGCCTCTGATGTCACAGTGGTGGAATtggaaattcttttttttttttcttttcttttcttttctttttcttttcgaatATATACTGGTCCGTTAGGGAACGAGTGCGGCCCCGcttgcgcgcgcgcgcgcgttctCGACTGGCCgaaaaattttaatcgaagtcatGCAGCAGTTCTCTCGCGTACGGCGCTTCGAAGCATTCGCTTCGTGGAGAAGAGAGTAAATCGTTTTCGCGATTTTACGCGCACCCGGTGTCCACGGTGGTCGCCGCCGCTGTGAACACGGTGAACACGGAATATTTAATAACGGGCAACGCTAAAAGCGAGTAGCTAAAAGATTTGCAATTTTATCCGAGCAACTGAATCGCTTCAAGGTTAATTTAACTGCACACATTGCGAGCGAACGGGCTAGCGAGCATTTCCATCTCGTGCTTAGTATTGCGCGCATAAATCTCGGGATTTATGAATCGCGAGTTTCGTAGATGGTAATACCCTCCGGATTTATGAATTAATACCGGTCATATTAGACACATAAATCTTAACATTCAGGTAGATGGAATCGTCTATGGGGATTATCCTGCCGCTTCGTGATTCTACTATGGCGCATCTCTAGATTACCACTATCAATCTTTATCGTTTGTAAGCTGGACAGAGAGGAAAAAAGACGGAAGAACTCGTTCATTCGTATCACGGACCGTATGCTCGCGAAAACGCAAGAGGCCGCGCGTGCTATCGATCGCAAAGTTCGATTCGTCCAAGATGGATCCTCCCGTTCGGTAAATTCGTATCGGTCGATTGCTTAAAACGACGACGATCACGATGCAACGAAAAAATGTAATCTCCGTGGCTGCGACGGATGTCTGGCTTCGTCGATCGATAGCGTACGCTGGAAATCAACGGAGCCTTATCGAATTTTAATGGATGCGTACGGTGCATCGTATATCGTGCAACGTATCGGCGAACGTTGAGCGAAACGATTTCCACACGCGTGATCTACTTCGTATATACTAATGTATATACTAATGTCTGCTCGACCTACTGGCCCATATACGGCTCGTTTAAAAGTTCCATTCGACCTTGCAGCGATATCGCATCGTGTCCACCCTTTTCTTGAGATTTCTCTAACACCGTTGGCGAGCTCAGGCGATCGAAGCTCGGCCGGTACGAGCTAACACGGCAGCGTTAGCTTAATCGTCGCGCGTTCGACGCAAATACGCAATAAAACGTTCGACCGTTTGCAACAGTTAATGCTCGGTTAGTGATTTACTGCTACCGTGGTGGTTGATCGCGCGTCAACCGATTTCACCGGCAGAATGCAGAAGAGTGCCGCCGTAGGGGGCAGACCTCAACGGCTAATGTCGAGTTAAGCACCCTAACCTGCCTCAAAAGACATTACACGACGTAACAGATAATAAATCCTCTGTTCCAGTGTACCGAGATAGCGAGCTGGAAGAAAATGAGAGTGTCGAGAACGAAGATGGACGAGACGCTTCTCTTTCGACGATTACGAGCCGCTGGGCTTTCGTACGATTTCCTTCTATGCAGTCGGTGAGGACGAAAGCCTTGAGAAAATCGCGTGGCACCGAGGTTAACGTCAAACTCGGAGCTTCGAGGAAACGACAAGCGTGGAACGCAGGATGAGTACGATCAATCGAAAACGCTTAAGCGGCACTGACAGTGGCGTAATACGGTGCACGTCGGCAAAGAAAGCAGGGAAAGTATTCGAACGAGGCGTAAACTCTCGAGTAATAGGAAACACCAGCTAATACAAGCGTTTAATGCTGCCATTGGTCGCTAACAATTACGGATTAAACGTATAAAGCTGTAATCGTTACGGCTATCGACAACCGGCACACTTGCGCTATCATATATAGATACCGGATAATCGTAATATTTGCAAAAATGTGAaaacagaagaagaaagaagaccaagtctcagagagagagagaaagagaaagagagatgggGAGAGTCGTAGTGATAAGGAAGGATGAACATCGCGAGACAAGGAGCAAGAGGGATCGAAATACTGGAGAGAAATGCACGAAAAGGCGTTTTGGAGCGACGAAGAAAGAGTGGGGAGGCTCGCGGTAGAGAGAGGCGACGCATCGAAGTCGGCGTGCGTTAGAGGGAGAGGAAAGGAGACGAGCGCGAGCAGGAAGAGCGGCACGAGCGAGAGCCGGGGAGTTCGGGAGTACTCGGCCGCTCAGTCGAACGCGCGATTACAAGCACACGAGACGCGtgggctctctctctctcgacgGCCAGACTGAAAGTGTTTCGTACGCGACCACGTGCCGGCTAAACCGCCGGAACGTAACAGAACGATACACGGTTCCAACCTATACAGTATACATCGAGTACAGAGTGACATCGCAAAAGGACACCGTGCCGGTTGCACGGCCGCGACCATTTTTCCCCCCGTCGATTTCCTCTTCCACCGTCGTTTCACGAATATTCTTTCGACCCTGCTGGATGCACAGAGAGTGGAGAACGACGACGACCGTAACAGAGAACGATCGCGACTTGGAAGATTACGAATCTTCCGACGAGGACGGTGCAGTGTGTGGGTGGTTTGTCAGTTGGTGACTTGAAGTGAACACCGAACCGGAAGAGAGGACCGACGGTCTCTCGGTGACGACCGAGTAGAAGAAAGCTACGCGAATCAGCTAGATCCAGATGTCACGGGCGCGTCCTCGATCGGTGAGTGAGGATCattacgcttgatattatgttacCCAGAGGATGAATCGCGTATTACTCGCCGAACCATTCGATGTTAGGCTGAAAGATTATATCTAGCGCTTCGTGAGTTTCTAATTTAATTAGTCATACGTTGCGAGCAGTACGTTAAGGGTTAATAATTTCTCTAATACGTAATTCGCGTTATCCTTCGGTAATGAATTTCTCGAAGAATTTTTAATCGATCGCGTCCGCGAGCTATCAACCGGAAACGCAAAGCCAGTAGACGAAGCTAGTAGCGCAACGAGAAGGcgttatatttctttcttttttttttttttttgcttttttttcaGCGAAATTGGTGAAATCGGGGCAGGAAGGGATCATTGACCGTGTACGGTTTAAGACGGACTAGGACATGGTTGAAAGTTTCGGCGAGTCGTGGAAAAAGCGTCGGTTCTCTTCGAAACGACCGACGGCGTCCCAATTCTTTTTCGCAAGTTTTCCAAAACGTTTCCGTGGATCGCACCGCGGGTACCATCGAAACGCATTAACCGTGCGATTTCTATCGGGCCTAGTATTCTTGGTACATTGTTTATGTTCCTAGCAAAACACGTTGGAACGAACAGCCTATTCCTTTACTTGGAACTAAAATAGACGCGTAAGATTCCACGTTGAAGTTAAAGCTAGCCGCGCCAGTCAATATTTAACTTTTCCTTCGGGTATCTTTCGCACCATCTATCTAGCTCGAAATCCAGCCACGCAGATCCTATAGTCGCACTATAGAGTTCGCGGAATTTACGTTCTTACGAAGTTAGACTTCTTTCTTGTTTCCACGTCTTGTAACTTTTCGTTCGCCTCTACGCCAGCCTGCATAAAAATTATACCATGTATACACCTGTGTACAAAGTTGGAATCGTTTACGATATCAATGAGATGAGTAATAATTAACTTCGTAGAAGCTTCTCGCGCTATGTTTACGTCTTAACGATGCGTCGTATCTTCGTTTAATCTCTCGATCTTCTTTCTCGTCCACGATGTTGGCTTctattaaaaatgttaataacCGCGAACCTCTTCGTGTTCGTTAATTATACcagaacgaaaaaaaaaaaaaaaaaatggagtCTACAGGGAGAGGGGAGAAAGTAGCGACGAAATTGGGAACATTATTGCGCGGTTTCTGGTTACAGAAAGTTAGCGTAAAACGGGTAAGCGTTATGATTATGTAGCGTCACGTTGAACGTATTTATAACGAATCGCGGAAATCATAATTCCGAGGAGACGTAAAGACTATGCCGCGAATTACAGAGAAAGTCCCGTGGAGCTGTGCATAcacgctcgctcgctcgttccTGTGTGCTCGATCGCGAACAGTAAAAAATGCACGTTCGATGAAAAGTGAAATTAACGAAATCGCTGTCGAATTCATCGTTTACGGTCTTTTACCATCCATCTATTCTTGGTTATTCGTAACGATCCCTCTCCACCGTCTTATCGTTCCAAGACTCTTTTCTCTTCCTACAATTCCACTCTTTAGATTCGCTTGATCTCGCAAAGAAAAAAACCACGACGCAACGTCTGGtatttctctcttctcttcgaCGTGTATTTTTGCGggctgtaaaaaaaaaaaaaaaaaaaaaagaaaggcgcAAAACCGGTGGAAAAAGAGCAGACGATTTTTCCAGGTTGTCGGTTAAAAGGTGGCGCGATCACAGGGACGATTATTGAGCATTGTTGGGTCCAGGTTGCGATAGAACGAGCGAGTGGGTAATGCTGTACTGTTTGCGCCGGCCCTGCGGGGTCTCTGACCGCCCGTCCGCGCCTCTCAACTCGACTTGCTTGTCCATGCTCTGTGCGGCCTACCTACGGCTTATGGCTAAAGTCACGTCTCCCTTTCCGTCTCTCCTGCGAGACTCACTTGGACGAATTTCACGAAAGCCACTCTTCTCGCACGACAAAGGGGAAACGAGGAGCCCGGCCGGGTTTTTCCTCTTTTCCGACTTCCTTCCTCGTGGATCACGTCCTCCTCTACGTCGTCTTTACTATTAGCTGACACAGCTTCTGTGCGTTCTGTGCTGAACTGGCCTCTTCTGCGATCGGTTCGTAAATTTCGTTTCGGCCAGTGCgcatttttttcctttgatAGAGGGAGAACGTGCTTCTCAGCGTTTTTAAATCACGTTCAGGATGTCGCGCGTATACGACAACCAGACAGACGTTTCGTGGTTCCTGAAATAAAGCGAGCGATGTAAAGTTGTCTGGTTCTTAGCGAGCACGCTCGCCGGACGTTTCGTCTTTTTGAAAATCGCGCCGCGCGTTAACGAGGCTCCGGTTATCGAATCGCCGACGCGATTTTAGAAAGCACGAAGACAACCGTGTCCGTCGTTTGTTCACACGGCATACGGATTTCTTTGCTAACGAAGGATATATTAGCAGCGACGGTAAGAATTGTTGAGGATTAATAGTCCACAATGGTTTTTTGCTCTTATGCAACGAACGTTACACCTCCTTTCGCTACATGCTTTCTAGACACACCATTACATGATTTTTCGACGAGACAAGAATCGACGAAAAGCATCGTTCTTGCGCGAAATTCCACGAATCTTGATAAGATACGGCTAGACGAGAGGAGATCGCTATGCCTTGTTCGAAGACAACGCCAAAAGCAAAATCGCTCGCGGATTACGTAACAGATTTGTTCTGCCGAATTGTTCGGTTTCTCTTTGTCGCAGATACCGATCTCACGCAATTCAAAGTCCAATAgatctcgtttctttttcttcgttttacgACGTACGATTCCCaacctttttctatttttttatttttctatctgTTATTCTTTTCtccgtatattttctttttccttcgtctCGTAGACAACTCGTATACTACCTACCTACTCGTATACCAAGGCTCAACGACTCGAGCTTGTCTTTCACGCGTTACGTATCGCGATTTTCCTCTACCTTCTACACACTTCGTAAACAATTCCCGTATCCGGTACACGCGCACACGATCATTGATTATCGGAACTTGGCCGACTATATTGCGGACCATTCTACTTGCTCGATAACTCGCGTCACCTACTACTGTCCGATCCTATACCTATAGCATCGTTTTAACGTAGGCGTCGCACGTGGGTGCGTATTTTTCGTCACCGATACTGGACGATTAAACGACAATGAGACCGAAAAAGAACCTCGTACGTAATTAGGCCATTGTCTGGTGGAAAAAGAATATTCGTTGTCGACGAGACGAGGAGATTGTCTGCTTTTAATCTTCGAAGTTCATCTGGTTGCACGGTAATATTTACGGTATCCGTAGATAGCAAACACAGAAAGGCGCGAACGAACAAACGTTGAAGCGTACCTTCGTTAAACAGGGATATAGGGTAGCAGCGTCAACGACGTGCATGAATTTTTGATGCTGGCATAAGCGTAGCACGTTGCAAGAATTTCAAGCAACGCTCAACGTCATcgtgtatgaatttttaacgcAGCCGCGATCGCTCGTTCGCTCGCTCGTCcgtccgctcgctcgctcgctcgtccGTCCGCTTGCTCGCTCGTTAAGGACAGATATCGGTTGTTCGGTAACAGGAAAAACTCGAACGTGAAACGAAACAGGCCGGGCAAATCGGAAAAATATTCAAGATGTAACGACTCGATTCGCCAACGGTTTCCTTTGACAAGGCACAGAGGCTGGAGATTTTACGAACACCCGGTATTTTGCGGTGTAACGCGCGTACATGCACCGCGGTGCAGCCTGTGTACATGAACAAACGCACACAAGCACGATGCCAGTGAACCGAGCATTATAGTGCCCTGCAAGAAACGTCGGCCTGGTGCATTGACCGCGGTTGACCACACGTCATCGAATGAGTGACGTCACAGGGTTTGCAGCATGAAAGCTACGTCACGGTTGGTTGCATCCTCGAAGATGCATCCACgaaaatatttcctttttctccgTTTAGAACTCCTTGGGAAGAATCCAATCGCATTCAGCGCCGGCTAATACCTGCCGCGTTTCTTGCGGCCAAAGTTTTTCCGCTTTGGCGCATCGGTCGTGTGCCATCGAGACAGCTTTGACGTTTCTCGCGTTTCCTGACAAATCGTTCAAGTGTCAAATTTGATGTTACAAAAGAATGGAAGAAAATATCGTCCATACAGGATGGATAATCGATGGGAATAATAGAGTCGGCCGATCGGTATTCCTTCGTTATCACGCGTTAAACACCGAGTCCAGGGCGGTTTATCTCAAACAGAAACGGTCGAAACGGATGACTTATTGCGCTGGCGGCTggctaaataatttttttccaGCACGTGTAACTTCCAATTCATCACGGTCGACCGCGGGCTATACGGTGCGCGCATGAATAGTTAACGAACAGGCGTAGGAGGACCAAGATTTTCCTCCGACGACGACTATGCGCACGATGTACCTGCGTGTATAATAGCTCGGTTATACATAGAGCCATGGCTATACCTTTCTGAAGTATATGTAAGTGCGGGCGAGTTCGTTCCCTCGAACGAGTAAATCAAGTCGCTGGTCCGCGAAGCGGTTGAATGCCGCGAGCTCGTAAGACTGGCCAAGAATGGTTCGATATTTTTGCCAGCCCCTTGATCCATTCTTGCCGCGCATCCGCGCTATTCATCCCGATATTACTGGTAGCGTTCCCTTCGAACGACTGATTCtcgtctctccctctctctctctctctctctccactGTTCTCTTTCGACGATGACCTTAAAAGAATTCGTAATTCAAACTCCGCCGGTATTTTCTAATCGTGAAATCGACGAATAAGCTTCGTGTTTTAACCGAACGATAGAAAACTCTCTAAAAAGATGAAcgattttctatcgaaaatATTCGAATTATCTCGATAAGCGATATCGTAAATATTTATCGAGATACGCATTCCAATCTTTCCCGATAGAACGCTCCGGCTTATTTTATTAGCCGATTAATGGTGAAACGTCAAGTTTTTATCGTAtgtttgttttctttcttttcttttcttttcttttttttttttattcgttgAACCTGCGAGTGTCACGAGCTTGGAACGTTTGGCTCGAACGATCGAATCGATACGGGGGACCATTTAAGTGACTGCATCGACCAACGTGCAAGGAGGCAGCGCAGCTACGAGAAAGTATCTGGCAACTTTCTCCGGTGGGTTTAGTTTGCACCACGGGTCACCAGGCACGGACATTAAGAGCGAACGAACGCGAGCCACTCGTGTCCGCGAGCGTATTTCCGAGAGAGTCTAGCGTATTTGTACGATACAACTTCTTTCACAGCGACCGCTGGAAAAATTCTTCCCGTTGCGAATTAATCGTAAGAAGGATTCTACTGGATAAGAAAGTATCGCACAAAGAGGACACGAATTGGCCAAAGTTGCCTCTGAAGAAAGCACAATGACACGCGTGAATTCCAAGGGCCACAGTTACAAGCCATTGAGCAGGTAGATCGAGTGCCAAGAACAAGATTTTGAAAGTCTTGCCGTGACGCCGCGCTGGTACGATTAAACCAGGATAATGGCTTCCGAATGCCAAACGACGCGAGGCGTTCATCATCTTCCGCTAAGGAAACGGCAGTTTGCTGAAACTGAATCAACCACATTGCTCGCGAATCCACTTCATCGAGCGTTAACGCGCTTTCTTTTTCGacttaattttcattttcatatcGGCAAGTTAGTTAAACGAAAGTTAGTTTTAAACGAATCATCTTTAAAAGATGAAGACAGATGATCCCAATTTCGTCACAATTTCCTTTCGCTGTTAAACGATGACGTAATACCTTAGGATTTTAAATTTGATCGTAGTCGTCATCGATCGCCTATCGACCGATGGTCACGACAATCGATCGATCCTTCTGAGGTCGCGTATTTACACGTTCACGAAAGATCGTTACGTAGAAGGTTGAGTAACGCGTTTCATATACGAAAGTTCCTTCTCGTCGTTTTCATTATCAGGTACGCTGTGACTCGAGCCGGTATTAGGCAATCGGCACAGAGACCAACGTTAACATTGGCCCAAATATTGGCCAGTGGCCCCGTACGTACGGTTCACCGTGCGCGGTATTTGGCGACCGGAGCGGTAGTCAGTCTCCTTCCCCGGCTTTATTTCTACCGGCTAACCATCAAAACGATGTCGTTGACTGACACTGGCCCACTAATCGTACGTTAACACCGATCTTGGACCGAGTGGGTTGTACGAACCGATCGAGGAGAACCGCGTTCGCCAGTCTGTTTTCGGGAAGGTAAAAAGTAAGAGTATTTCGCCGCTACGATTAACTCAGTTTCATTTGTTCGTGATACATTTTACTCGCGATTTTCATATTCTTCGTCGATGAAACGATGGTTCTCGCGGAGATACGGAAACGGTAGGAGAACGTCATAGTTCTTCGACCGTTTCAACTTTCTCCTGAACGCTGCGCAAAAGCCAGCGATTTAACGTTGACTCGCTGAAATTTCGGAAGTAATGGCGAATTGCGCTGGAAAATGGCAAATAACGGGTACACGTATTCCGAGTGCCGGATTAATCAGATCTTGTATCACGATCGCTCTTCGATCGGTAGAATCTTTGTCAATCGGCCAGGTGAAAAGCGAGAGTGATCGGGAGCGGCAGTACGCCAGTGTTTTACGCAAACGCGTGCGGTCTGGCTGTCTTTGGGAAGCCGTACGCGAACCTCTGGCGTCAGAAACGAGGCagagaggattttttttttttaacctcGTTAAATTGACTACGTTCTCGCAAGCACTTATATCTGCTTCGCTAATGGGGCAACGTCCCACGCGTGAGAGCGCGGGAGAGAGaagcgagagaaagaggaacGGAAGTGGGGATACGCAGAGTCTTTGAGgtgcatttatttatatattagtaGAATCCATTGCCTCTTTTCCGATGCACGGATGTCTCCGGTAGCGGACGTGGCAAGTTTCACGAGAGTTCTGGATCCCGTCAGAACGATCGCGCAAGGACGGGGACACAAGGAGGCGGTACCCGCAGAGGTTACCGAATTTATGACTTGGAAGCCGAGCACGCACGGCCAGAGAGAGAGAATGAACGCGTGAGAGGCCAGTGAAAGTTTATGAAGTCTAGTACGGAACATACACCGATGACGAGTCGGCCCGAACGTGTGGCATGTATGCGCGCGGCTTAGTCGTGCGATGCTTTAATGCGTGTGCAAACCGCGCTATCAGAACGCGTGCGATTCTTTATGCGTCAGCTTTGAATGTCACGGAGTTAGGAGCAACCAGAACGAAGCGATCAAACgctcttttatttcctttgtgCACACATGGGTACGTGCGCAGTCAGACACAGAAATTTACCATCGACCGGTCTTCGAGCTTTTTCTTCGCGAAGGATGTATGTAGATTGGCCTGTGTGTATAGGGAATAGAAGCGTGAAGGatacttttaattatattcttcgTTTGTATTAACGTCGCTGTGCAACGACGACGCTTATGCGACAGCGATTCGTCACGTTGAATAGAATTGTTAGCACTTCAAAAATAGTGGAGAGGAGAAGGTTTTGGTCGCGGAAcgatggcttaatctttgagttCCTACTCAGGGTCGTTCGTTCCCGGTGAAGACGATTACAAGCAAGGTTCCTCTATATCTTTTTCTTCAAAGGACTTTTTCTCCTCTCccctctgtctctgtctctgtctcgcttttttctctttctcccgTTCGACTGGCAAGTTCGGGTGCCTCGACACGAGGAACCAACGTGGGCCCAAAAGGCCCCCGAATATTTATGTCACGGCAAAGTCGAGGAGAGCCGAGACCTTGACTGTGTTCCGCAGGCGGCCTTTTCGCTATGTTTTAATGTTAGAAATATTTGCTTCAGATTTATGAATCAACACGAAGGTCGATCGTCACTTCCTAAATCAGATTCTGCCTTTTTCGATATTTTCCACTATCGGCCACTTGACTGATATTCTCGAATCTTctctttatatttttaacaatCACGTTATTTAACCGAGCGATTCTACGAAAGATACGTCACGCGAATAGAAACGCGAGCCAATTAAAAGGTTcgttatattcttttttctctctctttttttttttttttttttaattaaacgacCGGGGAAGATATTTCTTACGAGAGACGCGGTGACTCAGCCCGGAAGCGTCGAACGTCTTCGTCCTCGGCGGGAAACCGCGGAAAACGCGCGAAAGTCGCGTCGAGGACGGTTGCACGGTATGGTAGCCGGTTAGAAGAAAAGACTTGCACTTTCGTTAGAAAGTCTCGGGAATCGACTCCGCCATCCGTGGCAGCCATCGAGAGAACCTAACCGGTGAACGTGGATTAACGCTGCCTGTCTGACCAAACTCGGAGTCCCACTACTCAGTTTACCCTTAGCCCTACATGCGCTGGATGCCGCGTTTGCCTTTTTCTTTTCCCTACGACACGGCGTGAGTCGTACGCGCAAACGTTACCTGTCGGAAAAAACGAACGCGATgatttttctattcttttcaaAGAGATAAGAAATACGGTGGAAGAAATTCACCGCGCTCACCTTCTGATGTTAATTACAGCAATTTGCAATAACTTGCGATAACCGTACTTGAGCGATCAACGCTTTCGTATCGTATCGGCTCGTACGATCATTAATAGCCTCTTAATCTGGCATTCGCTTTGGCTCACCGTGTCGTACAGAGATAACAAGACGATCAGCCTTTGGATAACGTTTCCGTCAGATATAAATTCGCCGGCGAAGAGGAGGAAAATTTATTCCGCTATTGCGTGCGAATCGCGCTTCAGAGGAGCTGTCGAACGAAAGCTACGGTGTACCGTGTGCGAAGAGTTTTGCTCTCTGTACGAACAAGTAAACGCACGATTTGCCAGCTCGTATGATTTTCAAACGGTTTTCGATAATATGAGCGCCGCGACGTGCGTTTCGTTTTGTTCATCGTAATAACAAGGCGTGTAAATAGTCATTTGAATGCCAACGCGTTCTGCACACGCTTGGAGAGAAACGGACGTCGGTGGAGGAGGACATTGTGTGCCTTGTTGTATCGAGTCGCAC
Above is a window of Bombus affinis isolate iyBomAffi1 chromosome 5, iyBomAffi1.2, whole genome shotgun sequence DNA encoding:
- the LOC126916650 gene encoding anaphase-promoting complex subunit 15-like — encoded protein: MSIIPLWPNLQPRATDPLWFNADRPCDDESEVAALEAEHQAWREHVRVQRYDHIPIGKTVSDFRGSEEEEEEEEEEEGEGEEEEESDTHEEEEEELDEIDMEVSYSHQQQTSSPTDTVTDPVSIRMVSTHTGRYS